One Brassica oleracea var. oleracea cultivar TO1000 chromosome C7, BOL, whole genome shotgun sequence genomic window carries:
- the LOC106304118 gene encoding LOW QUALITY PROTEIN: protein PHR1-LIKE 1 (The sequence of the model RefSeq protein was modified relative to this genomic sequence to represent the inferred CDS: deleted 1 base in 1 codon), whose amino-acid sequence METRPFRSMSSLALTSSVPNPSVNADISFSSEHNQSMASPYHLLSANGGAVGHIMASHIGSSSDTPFISEILDWDHPDLFDFPLDIPIQTNQMDDILAELDEELITDDENPLMYALLNDLFLDTSSTSAASKVQEPTMQSQIQQPQVVLHQTSPIVRTVSSNSFTSNNTAAAKGRVRWTPELHETFVEAVNQLGGMENAKPKAVLKHMKVQGLTIYHVKSHLQKYRTARHVPEPSEAGWREKKLTPVEHVTSLDTKSGMYISEALRIQMEVQKQLHEQLEIQRKMQLQIEKQGKALVMMIEKQNMEFGKPEQEEEAEADSRRSKRPRKG is encoded by the exons ATGGAGACTCGTCCGTTTAGGTCAATGAGTAGCCTTGCACTCACTTCTTCAGTACCAAACCCTTCAGTCAACGCAGACATATCCTTCAGTTCAGAACACAATCAATCCATGGCAAGCCCCTATCATTTGCTCTCTGCTAATGGTGGAGCAGTTGGTCATATCATGGCTTCTCACATTGGAAGCAGCAGTGACACACCATTCATCTCTGAGATATTAGATTGGGATCATCCAGACCTTTTCGATTTTCCTTTGGATATTCCCATTCAAACCAATCAAATGGATGACATTTTGGCAGAATTGGATGAAGAATTGATTACTGATGATGAGAATCCATTAATGTATGCTCTCTTGAACGATCTTTTCCTC GACACAAGTTCCACCTCTGCTGCTTCCAAG GTCCAGGAACCAACTATGCAATCGCAGATTCAACAACCCCAAGTTGTTCTGCACCAGACTTCTCCGATTGTTAGGACTGTATCCTCAAACAGTTTCACCAGTAATAATACTGCGGCTGCTAAGGGACGTGTGCGTTGGACCCCAGAGCTTCATGAAACTTTTGTTGAGGCTGTTAACCAGCTTGGTGGCATGGAAA ACGCAAAACCCAAGGCGGTGCTGAAGCATATGAAAGTCCAAGGCCTGACTATATATCATGTCAAAAGTCACTTGCAG AAATATAGGACAGCTAGACATGTACCAGAACCATCAGAAG CAGGTTGGCGAGAGAAGAAGTTGACACCGGTTGAGCATGTTACATCTCTTGATACGAAAAG TGGGATGTATATATCTGAGGCGCTGAGAATTCAGATGGAAGTTCAGAAGCAACTGCATGAGCAGCTCGAG ATTCAAAGGAAGATGCAACTTCAGATAGAAAAACAGGGAAAGGCACTTGTCATGATGATTGAGAAGCAAAATATGGAGTTTGGCAAACCTGAACAAGAAGAAGAGGCAGAGGCAGATTCTCGGAGATCAAAGCGTCCAAGAAAAGGTTGA
- the LOC106306199 gene encoding uncharacterized protein LOC106306199 has translation MFARRFTSVFKRSSTSSSSDKAAKENGTLGSFGRKAVSFVLITVTGGVALSALDDLSIYRRCSSKAMEKVMRNKAMIEAIGEPIEKGPWYNASLAVSQQRHSVSCSFPVVGPQGTGILHLKAVRNGEDSLFGFLQQREWDILIMDALVHVPSDDGPQQTLRIDISDFAPPSAATDYKPSEPEKPGTS, from the exons ATGTTTGCGAGGCGGTTCACTTCTGTGTTCAAACGATCTTCGACCTCAAG CTCCTCCGACAAAGCAGCGAAAGAAAATGGGACATTGGGGTCTTTTGGTCGGAAGGCAGTGTCTTTTGTCCTGATTACAGTCACCGGTGGTGTTGCTTTGAGTGCCCTCGACGACCTTTCTATCTATCGCCGATGTAGCAG CAAGGCCATGGAGAAGGTGATGAGGAACAAGGCTATGATCGAAGCCATAGGAGAGCCAATTGAGAAAGGGCCATGGTACAATGCCTCACTAGCTGTTTCTCAGCAAAGGCACTCAGTGTCTTGTTCCTTTCCTGTGGTTGGCCCACAAGGCACTGGAATCCTGCATCTCAAAGCTGTTCGCAATGGAG AAGATAGCTTGTTTGGGTTTCTACAGCAAAGGGAGTGGGACATTCTCATAATGGACGCACTTGTCCACGTCCCTTCAGACGATGGACCCCAACAAACCTTGAGAATCGACATCTCTGACTTTGCTCCTCCTTCGGCTGCTACAGACTACAAACCCTCCGAACCAGAAAAGCCAGGGACAAGCTAA
- the LOC106306198 gene encoding xyloglucan galactosyltransferase KATAMARI1, whose protein sequence is MTPRVAMRRRSAEAAPTEPTEKGNEGKNQNNRIYLLVSLSLFFWALLFYFHFTEKQIQLQPQPSSSISLRVHKFPLDPPKEKEPLVTTLPPAPVIVEKQEFPFVRALKTADNKSDPCGGKYIYVHDLPAKFNEDMLRDCKKLSLWTNMCKFTTNAGLGPPLENVEGVFSDQGWYATNQFAVDVIFSNRMKQYKCLTNDSSLAAAIFVPFYAGFDVARYLWGYNISTRDAASLELVDWLMKRPEWEIMRGKDHFLVAGRITWDFRRLSEEETDWGNKLLFLPAAKNMSMLVVESSPWNANDFGIPYPTYFHPAKDSEVFEWQERMRNLDRKWLFSFAGAPRPDNPKSIRGQIIDQCTNSKVGKLLECDFGESKCHSPSSIMQMFQASLFCLQPQGDSYTRRSAFDSMLAGCIPVFFHPGSAYTQYTWHLPKNYTTYSVFIPEDDIRKRNMSIEERLLQIPPEQVEIMRENVINLIPGLIYADPRSELETLKDAFDVSVEAIIDKVTRLRKNMIEGRTEYDNFVEENSWKYALLEEGQREAGGHVWDPFFSKPKPGEDSSGESNGGGTTISADAAKNSWKSEQRDKTQ, encoded by the coding sequence ATGACTCCGAGGGTTGCGATGAGGCGTCGGTCAGCAGAAGCGGCTCCTACCGAGCCAACGGAGAAGGGAAACGAGGGGAAGAATCAGAATAATCGAATCTATTTGTTGGTCTCTTTATCACTCTTTTTCTGGGCGCTCCTCTTCTACTTCCATTTTACTGAGAAACAGATCCAGCTGCAACCTCAACCATCATCATCAATCTCTCTTCGAGTACATAAGTTCCCTCTCGATCCTCCCAAAGAGAAAGAGCCTTTAGTAACAACACTCCCTCCTGCTCCAGTAATAGTGGAGAAACAGGAGTTTCCGTTTGTAAGAGCGTTGAAGACAGCAGACAACAAGAGTGATCCCTGTGGAGGCAAGTACATCTACGTTCACGATCTCCCCGCCAAGTTCAACGAGGATATGCTCAGAGACTGTAAGAAGCTTAGCCTCTGGACCAACATGTGCAAGTTCACCACCAACGCTGGCCTTGGCCCTCCTCTTGAGAATGTCGAAGGTGTCTTCTCCGATCAAGGCTGGTACGCCACTAATCAGTTCGCTGTTGACGTCATCTTCAGCAACCGGATGAAGCAGTACAAATGCTTGACGAACGACTCTTCCCTCGCTGCTGCCATTTTTGTTCCTTTTTACGCTGGTTTCGACGTTGCTAGGTACCTGTGGGGGTACAACATCTCGACCAGGGATGCTGCTTCTCTTGAGTTGGTTGATTGGCTCATGAAGCGGCCTGAGTGGGAGATCATGAGAGGTAAAGACCATTTCCTTGTGGCTGGTAGGATCACTTGGGACTTCAGGAGGTTGTCTGAAGAAGAAACTGATTGGGGGAACAAGCTTCTCTTCTTACCAGCTGCCAAGAACATGTCTATGCTTGTCGTCGAGTCTAGTCCATGGAACGCTAACGATTTCGGGATCCCTTACCCGACCTACTTCCATCCAGCGAAGGACTCTGAGGTGTTTGAGTGGCAAGAGAGGATGAGGAACCTCGACAGGAAGTGGCTTTTCTCTTTTGCAGGAGCTCCGCGACCCGACAACCCCAAGTCCATCAGAGGGCAGATCATCGATCAGTGCACAAACTCAAAGGTTGGGAAGCTGTTGGAATGCGATTTTGGGGAGAGCAAGTGTCATTCGCCGAGCAGCATTATGCAAATGTTTCAAGCCTCTCTCTTCTGTCTGCAGCCACAGGGAGACTCTTACACTCGAAGATCGGCTTTTGACTCTATGCTTGCCGGTTGCATACCTGTCTTCTTCCACCCGGGCTCGGCTTACACTCAGTACACCTGGCATCTACCCAAGAACTACACAACCTACTCGGTGTTCATCCCTGAGGATGATATTCGGAAGAGGAACATGAGCATAGAGGAACGACTCCTGCAGATTCCACCAGAGCAGGTCGAGATCATGAGAGAGAACGTGATAAACCTCATCCCAGGGCTGATCTACGCAGATCCGAGATCAGAGCTGGAGACGCTGAAGGATGCATTTGATGTCTCGGTGGAGGCCATAATAGACAAGGTGACTCGGTTAAGGAAGAACATGATCGAAGGTCGAACCGAGTATGACAACTTCGTGGAGGAGAACAGCTGGAAGTATGCGTTGCTGGAGGAAGGCCAACGGGAAGCTGGGGGACACGTGTGGGATCCGTTCTTCTCGAAACCAAAGCCTGGAGAAGATAGCAGTGGTGAAAGCAATGGAGGAGGCACGACCATTTCGGCAGATGCAGCTAAGAATTCATGGAAGAGTGAACAGAGAGATAAGACGCAGTAA